A genomic stretch from Acidobacteriota bacterium includes:
- a CDS encoding nucleotidyltransferase, translated as MIGIIPAAGMGQRIQPLGCSKELLPVGSRLVDGVERPKAVAEYLVERMIAAGADQICMVISAEKTDLIRYFAERQYAAEIFYVLQQQPQGLCDALFRAHPFAIHHQRILIGLPDTIWFPENGYRPALSLLEASADLGLLLFPVANPSVFDAVISDEHGYVQEIEVKRLSARSHWVWGAVTSSGEAFHNLKLLWDSRHRQDQYLGHLLNAYIAAGNTVRSICAGEIYMDVGTLEGYHQALNFLRDPGFVRPENTRAA; from the coding sequence ATGATAGGAATTATTCCCGCAGCGGGAATGGGACAGCGCATTCAGCCTCTCGGCTGCTCGAAAGAACTGCTTCCCGTGGGCTCGCGGCTGGTGGATGGCGTGGAACGTCCGAAGGCGGTCGCGGAGTATCTGGTCGAGCGCATGATCGCTGCCGGCGCCGATCAGATATGCATGGTGATATCGGCGGAAAAGACTGATCTGATTCGCTACTTCGCCGAACGCCAATATGCAGCCGAGATTTTTTATGTTCTTCAGCAGCAGCCGCAAGGGCTGTGCGACGCTCTGTTTCGCGCTCACCCGTTCGCGATCCATCATCAGCGAATTCTCATCGGCTTGCCTGACACCATCTGGTTTCCCGAAAACGGATATCGGCCGGCGCTCTCGCTGCTCGAGGCGTCTGCCGATCTTGGCCTGCTGCTGTTTCCTGTAGCGAACCCGTCCGTCTTTGACGCGGTAATTTCCGATGAGCACGGCTATGTGCAGGAAATTGAGGTCAAGCGCTTGAGCGCGCGTTCGCATTGGGTATGGGGCGCCGTCACAAGCAGCGGAGAAGCATTTCACAATCTCAAGCTGCTTTGGGATTCGCGACATCGCCAGGATCAATATCTTGGCCACTTGCTGAACGCTTACATCGCGGCAGGTAATACCGTCCGTTCTATATGCGCAGGCGAGATTTACATGGATGTCGGAACCCTCGAGGGCTACCACCAGGCGCTGAATTTTCTCCGAGATCCTGGCTTCGTGCGTCCCGAAAACACGCGGGCAGCGTGA
- a CDS encoding prephenate dehydratase, with amino-acid sequence MIIAIQGEAGSFSHEAALAMVPDCIVLPCARSAEVFDRVLKRRAEAAVIPIENTLAGPVTEHFDLLLDHPLFVKREYPLRIRHNLIATPGVKLAQIRRVLSHPVALDQCRKFFRDHPRIQQVPFYDTAGSVKHVIENGEKNAAGIASRQAAVEYGAKILKTGIEDDAKNFTRFLLISPGERWAKDADKISLAFSVPDQPGALFKTLAVFALRDISLSKIESRPVKGHPWQYVFYADLKSGQTAATEHALHHLREICPMVKVLGIYKAG; translated from the coding sequence ATGATTATTGCGATCCAAGGCGAAGCTGGTTCATTCAGTCACGAAGCCGCTCTGGCGATGGTGCCGGATTGCATCGTGTTGCCGTGTGCACGCTCGGCGGAAGTTTTTGATCGTGTGCTCAAGCGAAGAGCCGAAGCGGCGGTGATTCCGATCGAGAACACGCTGGCTGGTCCAGTCACCGAACATTTCGATCTCTTGCTTGACCATCCTTTGTTCGTTAAGCGCGAGTACCCGCTCCGCATTCGGCACAACCTGATCGCGACGCCCGGGGTGAAGCTGGCGCAAATTCGCCGTGTGCTCTCGCACCCGGTTGCGCTGGATCAGTGCCGCAAGTTCTTTCGCGATCATCCACGAATTCAGCAAGTTCCTTTTTATGACACTGCCGGGAGCGTGAAACACGTCATTGAAAACGGGGAAAAAAATGCCGCCGGCATTGCCAGCCGTCAGGCTGCAGTAGAGTATGGCGCGAAGATTCTCAAAACTGGAATTGAGGACGATGCCAAGAACTTCACTCGTTTCCTGCTCATCTCTCCTGGCGAGCGCTGGGCCAAAGATGCAGACAAAATTTCGCTAGCCTTCTCTGTCCCTGATCAGCCCGGCGCGTTATTCAAGACCCTCGCGGTCTTCGCCTTGCGCGACATCTCGCTGAGCAAGATCGAGTCGCGACCGGTAAAGGGACATCCATGGCAGTACGTCTTCTATGCCGATCTGAAGTCGGGACAAACGGCGGCTACGGAGCATGCATTGCACCATCTGCGAGAGATCTGCCCGATGGTGAAGGTGCTGGGAATTTACAAAGCTGGGTGA
- a CDS encoding CsbD family protein, producing the protein MDKDRMKGKMDEIAGRAKRQVGEWTGDDKSQIEGGAEEVKGKVQNAWGKVKDAARGGKHDVEREVDKENRDIENDRERDIA; encoded by the coding sequence ATGGATAAGGACCGTATGAAAGGCAAAATGGATGAAATTGCCGGCCGAGCCAAGCGCCAGGTTGGCGAGTGGACAGGCGACGATAAGAGCCAAATCGAAGGCGGGGCCGAAGAAGTAAAGGGCAAAGTGCAAAACGCCTGGGGCAAGGTGAAGGATGCAGCTCGCGGAGGCAAGCACGACGTCGAGCGCGAAGTTGATAAGGAAAACCGCGACATCGAGAACGACCGCGAACGCGATATTGCTTGA
- a CDS encoding alcohol dehydrogenase, which produces MKALIRDRYGPPDVLEVRDIEPPAPKEREVLVRVHAASINDWDWQMLQRPMVPLGFNRPRVRILGSDIAGRVAAVGSAVQRFTVGDEVYGDLSRFGSGGWGGFAEYVCAPEVALVRKPSRMTFEEAAALPQAGQLAVQGLFAAGPLRSGQKILINGAGGGVGTIAIQLAKSQDVEVTGVDSAVKFEMMRAIGFDHLIDYKKENFARNGRRYDLILDTKTTRSPFAYTHSLSPGGTYATIGGDLSRLFQFVIFGWCIRQTTGKTVRLVMLKQNQDLPYLNERFEAGQLIPVIDGPYKLSEAREAFRHFGAGTHNGKVVITME; this is translated from the coding sequence ATGAAAGCACTGATTCGCGACCGATACGGTCCGCCCGACGTGCTCGAAGTAAGGGACATCGAACCGCCAGCACCAAAGGAACGCGAAGTTTTGGTGCGGGTGCATGCGGCCTCAATCAACGATTGGGATTGGCAGATGCTTCAGCGGCCGATGGTTCCGCTCGGCTTCAATAGGCCACGTGTACGGATTCTGGGTTCCGACATCGCGGGACGGGTTGCCGCCGTCGGCAGCGCGGTTCAACGTTTTACGGTCGGAGACGAGGTCTACGGTGATCTGTCTCGCTTCGGCTCTGGCGGCTGGGGCGGATTTGCGGAGTATGTGTGTGCGCCCGAAGTGGCGTTGGTACGGAAGCCGTCTCGAATGACTTTCGAAGAGGCCGCCGCGCTGCCGCAAGCCGGGCAGCTCGCAGTGCAAGGTCTCTTTGCGGCCGGACCGCTGAGATCCGGCCAGAAGATCCTCATCAATGGGGCGGGTGGCGGCGTGGGCACGATTGCCATTCAATTAGCCAAATCGCAGGACGTGGAAGTTACGGGTGTCGATAGCGCGGTGAAGTTCGAGATGATGCGGGCCATCGGCTTTGACCACCTGATCGATTACAAAAAGGAGAACTTTGCCAGGAACGGGCGGCGCTACGACCTGATCCTCGATACAAAAACGACTCGTTCCCCATTCGCGTACACGCACTCGCTCAGTCCCGGAGGAACATATGCCACCATCGGTGGCGACTTGTCCCGACTGTTCCAGTTTGTAATTTTCGGATGGTGCATTCGGCAAACCACGGGCAAAACCGTCCGCTTGGTCATGCTGAAGCAGAACCAGGACCTGCCATACTTAAACGAACGTTTCGAAGCCGGACAGCTAATCCCCGTGATCGATGGTCCTTATAAGCTGAGCGAAGCGCGGGAAGCCTTTCGTCATTTTGGCGCAGGCACTCACAACGGCAAGGTCGTCATCACGATGGAGTGA
- a CDS encoding lmo0937 family membrane protein, whose translation MLWTLFVILLVLWLVGVVSSYTLGGFIHLLLVLALVALVFQLLTGRRTAL comes from the coding sequence ATGCTTTGGACACTTTTTGTCATTCTGCTCGTGCTCTGGTTGGTTGGAGTTGTGAGCAGCTACACGCTCGGCGGATTTATTCATCTGCTGCTCGTTCTGGCTCTCGTAGCTCTCGTGTTTCAGCTACTCACCGGAAGACGCACAGCTCTATAG
- a CDS encoding glyoxalase — protein MVRGIKFVGIPVRDQDVALKFYTEALGLKVATDQPFTDKQRWIELLIPGAETGVALYTPEGHERRIGEFQSVAFWCDDVFATAKGLKLKGVTFSEEPKNEPWGSIAVFKDPDGNQFALSSKVNRK, from the coding sequence GTGGTTCGCGGAATAAAGTTTGTCGGCATTCCCGTTCGCGATCAGGACGTTGCACTGAAATTCTATACGGAGGCACTCGGACTAAAAGTAGCCACAGACCAGCCTTTCACTGACAAGCAACGCTGGATTGAACTCCTCATTCCTGGTGCGGAGACCGGTGTCGCCCTCTACACGCCCGAAGGTCACGAGAGACGCATCGGCGAGTTTCAGTCCGTTGCCTTCTGGTGTGACGACGTATTCGCAACCGCCAAAGGGCTGAAGTTGAAAGGCGTAACTTTTTCCGAGGAACCCAAGAACGAGCCTTGGGGATCGATCGCCGTCTTCAAGGATCCGGACGGCAATCAGTTCGCGCTCTCCAGCAAGGTCAATCGCAAATGA
- a CDS encoding OsmC family peroxiredoxin, with the protein MLRTASAQWKGGLKDGKGTISSASGTLSNTQYSFGTRFESGKGTNPEELIAAAHAGCFSMALSAELGKASITPESIETKCTVTFEKTDAGFTITESHLDVKARIPGGNKAAFDKATSDAKAGCPISRVLNTKITLSASLEN; encoded by the coding sequence ATGCTAAGGACGGCCAGCGCGCAGTGGAAGGGGGGACTTAAGGACGGCAAAGGCACAATCTCGAGCGCCAGCGGAACACTGTCGAACACGCAGTACTCATTTGGCACGCGCTTCGAAAGCGGCAAGGGCACTAATCCCGAGGAACTGATCGCCGCCGCTCATGCTGGATGTTTCTCGATGGCCCTAAGCGCAGAGCTTGGCAAAGCCAGCATTACTCCGGAAAGCATCGAGACCAAGTGCACGGTCACATTCGAAAAGACTGATGCGGGATTCACGATCACCGAAAGCCATCTGGACGTTAAAGCTCGCATTCCTGGCGGCAACAAAGCTGCCTTCGACAAAGCCACAAGCGATGCGAAGGCTGGATGCCCCATCTCCCGCGTTTTGAATACGAAGATCACGCTATCGGCAAGTCTGGAGAACTAG
- a CDS encoding glycosyltransferase: MKITIFGLTISSSWGNGHATPYRAILKALHRQGHDVTFFEKDVPYYAKHRDFSECDYCDLILYSDWEKIRGGALAYSSNSDAVICASFCPDGARIVDEVLDLARPVKAFYDLDTPVTLSSLERGDTVYLRARQIREFDLYLSFTGGGTLDELTSRWGARLALPLYGCVDAESHTRVDVPAEFCCDLSYMGTYAADRQQKLETIFLEPARLLPSKQFVLAGAMYPWDWQWPANVRRFEHVSPGDHSALYSSSRLTLNITRNEMARWGYCPSGRFFEAAACGTPIVTDWFEGLDHFFDCERELLIARTANDAVSAINLPDSELAAIAARARERTLGEHTGDQRAREVISALQRARSYTPLQRARTEVA; this comes from the coding sequence GTGAAGATCACGATCTTCGGGCTCACCATTTCCTCGTCCTGGGGTAATGGACACGCCACGCCGTATCGCGCCATTCTCAAAGCTCTTCACCGACAGGGACACGACGTCACTTTTTTCGAAAAAGATGTCCCCTATTACGCCAAGCATCGCGACTTCAGCGAATGCGATTACTGCGACCTGATCCTGTACTCGGATTGGGAGAAGATTCGCGGCGGGGCGCTCGCGTACTCCTCGAATTCGGATGCGGTCATCTGCGCCAGCTTCTGCCCAGATGGCGCTCGCATAGTCGATGAAGTTTTGGACCTCGCGCGACCAGTGAAGGCCTTTTATGACCTCGACACTCCAGTCACACTCTCGTCGCTGGAGAGAGGAGATACCGTGTACTTGCGTGCGCGACAGATTCGAGAATTCGATCTCTATCTCTCGTTCACGGGCGGAGGTACGCTTGATGAGCTTACCTCCCGCTGGGGAGCGAGATTGGCGCTGCCGCTGTACGGATGCGTCGATGCCGAGTCGCACACCCGCGTAGACGTACCTGCGGAATTTTGCTGTGACCTTAGCTATATGGGCACTTACGCAGCCGACCGGCAACAGAAACTTGAAACAATCTTCCTGGAGCCGGCCCGATTGCTGCCATCGAAGCAGTTCGTGCTGGCTGGCGCGATGTATCCCTGGGATTGGCAATGGCCCGCTAACGTGCGCCGCTTTGAGCACGTCTCGCCCGGGGACCACTCGGCGCTCTACTCATCCTCACGGCTTACCCTGAACATCACGCGCAATGAGATGGCACGCTGGGGCTATTGTCCCTCTGGCCGTTTCTTCGAGGCGGCCGCCTGTGGGACGCCGATTGTCACTGACTGGTTCGAGGGTCTCGATCATTTCTTCGATTGTGAGCGCGAGCTGCTGATAGCCCGCACTGCCAATGACGCAGTCTCGGCGATCAATCTTCCCGATTCGGAACTTGCCGCCATTGCGGCCCGGGCTCGAGAACGCACGCTGGGTGAACACACCGGTGACCAGAGAGCCCGGGAAGTAATTTCGGCATTGCAGCGAGCGCGAAGTTATACACCTCTTCAGCGCGCCAGGACTGAAGTCGCATGA
- a CDS encoding helix-turn-helix domain-containing protein: MLNLDDYVVDVLMRDLVGHDRRPASFLLYIWLAAEQARRQGAVHVSYQELAESIGISKSSAQAAVSWLVRRKLLAVGKENATAIPRYTVRRPWRDTARGVSVRRAQ; this comes from the coding sequence GTGCTGAACCTGGATGATTACGTCGTGGACGTATTGATGCGTGACCTGGTCGGGCATGATCGGAGACCAGCTAGTTTCCTGCTCTACATTTGGCTCGCCGCCGAACAAGCACGCAGGCAAGGAGCCGTTCACGTGAGTTATCAGGAATTGGCGGAGTCGATTGGAATTTCGAAGAGTTCAGCGCAAGCCGCCGTCAGTTGGCTGGTCCGACGGAAGCTGCTCGCCGTTGGCAAAGAAAACGCTACGGCTATCCCGCGTTACACTGTGCGGCGCCCATGGAGGGATACTGCACGCGGCGTCAGTGTCCGCCGTGCTCAGTGA
- the lon gene encoding endopeptidase La, which translates to MADTSKNAKNEAVSESAKDTPVPEIDRSLPVLPVRDTVLFPHAVLPLTVGRESSVQLINQLGEEKSIVVVAQREARVDTPQPTDLYSIGTLATVHKVVKMPNQSLFVFTEGVERVHVRDYEQLTPFMRATIETISESKVDTGPEIEALQRNVLTLFQQIVTGSPTLSDELQTVAINIEEPGRLVDFIASSLPSLSTTDKQEILEITDVKLRLQKINKHLAKELEVQQLRNKIQTEVQDQVQQSQREYYLREQMKAIQKELGEQDETQRDTEELKKKIEAAGMPEEVKKEALKELTRLGRMSPMAADYSLTRSYIEWLAVLPWSKSSGTDVDITKAKEILDEDHYDLQKVKDRILDYLSVRRLKPGMKGPILCFVGPPGVGKTSLGRSIARSLGRKFSRISLGGMHDEAELRGHRRTYIGALPGQIIQNLRRAETNDPVFMMDEVDKLGRDFRGDPASALLEVLDPEQNFTFRDNYLDVPFDLSKVLFICTANVLDPIPEPLRDRMEIIELQGYIEDEKVHIAFRYLIPRQIEENGITAEQIEFPEEVVRHLIRHYTREAGVRNLERNIGTMCRKQARRIAEGKTDKLVLSKEVVQEFLGGIKVRVDTEIAERTKRPGVAVGLAWTPAGGDVLFIEANKMKGKGGFTMTGQLGQVMQESMQAALTWVRSNATQLGLDEEFLKELDIHIHVPAGAVPKDGPSAGVTMATALVSLLTSKQLHPLTAMTGEITLSGNVLPVGGIKEKVLAAKRAGVRDVILPAENRQNVEEDLSPEQLEGVRVHYVNSIDEALNIALPHDEAEVRHDAEEREHVLQSVS; encoded by the coding sequence ATGGCAGATACCAGCAAGAACGCAAAGAATGAAGCCGTTTCTGAATCGGCCAAGGACACGCCAGTTCCGGAGATTGACCGCTCGCTGCCGGTGCTGCCGGTGCGCGACACCGTCCTTTTCCCGCACGCGGTATTGCCTCTGACGGTAGGCCGGGAAAGCTCGGTCCAGCTGATCAACCAATTGGGCGAGGAAAAATCCATTGTGGTGGTGGCGCAGCGGGAAGCCCGCGTTGACACGCCGCAACCTACAGACCTATACAGCATCGGCACGCTGGCGACGGTTCACAAAGTCGTGAAGATGCCGAACCAGAGCCTGTTTGTGTTTACCGAAGGTGTGGAACGTGTGCATGTGCGCGACTACGAGCAGCTCACGCCATTCATGCGGGCTACGATCGAAACAATTTCAGAGAGCAAGGTCGACACCGGCCCGGAAATCGAAGCGCTGCAGCGCAACGTTTTGACTTTGTTCCAGCAGATCGTTACCGGCTCTCCGACCCTTTCCGACGAGCTGCAAACGGTCGCAATCAATATCGAAGAGCCCGGCAGGCTGGTGGACTTCATCGCCTCTTCCCTGCCCTCGCTCTCCACGACGGACAAGCAGGAGATCCTGGAGATCACCGACGTTAAGCTGCGGCTGCAAAAGATCAACAAACATCTTGCGAAGGAACTCGAAGTTCAGCAATTGCGCAACAAGATCCAGACGGAAGTCCAGGATCAGGTGCAGCAGTCGCAACGCGAGTACTACCTGCGTGAGCAGATGAAGGCCATCCAGAAAGAACTGGGCGAGCAGGATGAGACTCAGCGTGATACCGAAGAGCTGAAGAAAAAGATAGAAGCGGCAGGCATGCCCGAAGAGGTGAAGAAAGAAGCTCTCAAGGAGCTGACGCGACTCGGCCGGATGTCCCCGATGGCGGCTGACTATTCGCTCACCCGCAGTTACATCGAGTGGTTGGCGGTGTTGCCGTGGAGCAAGTCTTCCGGCACAGATGTCGATATCACCAAAGCCAAGGAGATCCTGGACGAAGATCACTATGATCTGCAGAAAGTGAAAGACCGCATTCTTGATTACTTGTCTGTTCGCAGACTAAAGCCGGGAATGAAGGGCCCGATCCTCTGCTTCGTTGGACCTCCAGGTGTGGGCAAAACATCGCTCGGCCGAAGTATTGCGCGCTCCCTGGGACGCAAATTTTCTCGCATCTCGCTGGGCGGCATGCACGACGAGGCTGAGCTTCGCGGACATCGGCGTACCTACATCGGCGCATTGCCGGGACAGATCATTCAGAATTTGCGACGAGCGGAAACGAACGATCCTGTCTTCATGATGGATGAAGTCGACAAGCTTGGACGCGACTTCCGCGGGGATCCGGCTTCGGCTTTGCTCGAAGTACTCGATCCGGAGCAGAACTTCACTTTTCGTGACAACTATCTGGACGTGCCGTTCGACCTGTCGAAGGTGCTGTTCATCTGCACGGCGAACGTGCTCGATCCCATTCCGGAACCGCTGCGTGATCGCATGGAGATCATTGAGCTGCAGGGATATATCGAGGACGAGAAGGTCCACATCGCTTTTCGCTACTTGATTCCGCGGCAGATTGAAGAAAACGGAATCACGGCTGAGCAGATCGAGTTCCCGGAAGAGGTGGTGCGCCACCTCATCCGGCACTACACGCGGGAGGCCGGCGTTCGCAACCTCGAACGCAATATCGGAACCATGTGCCGCAAGCAGGCGCGTCGTATTGCGGAAGGCAAGACCGATAAGCTGGTCCTCAGCAAAGAGGTCGTTCAGGAATTTCTTGGCGGCATCAAGGTGCGAGTGGATACCGAAATCGCCGAGCGTACAAAGCGCCCTGGCGTGGCGGTAGGACTTGCCTGGACTCCGGCAGGCGGCGACGTGCTCTTCATCGAGGCCAACAAGATGAAGGGCAAAGGTGGCTTCACCATGACCGGACAGCTGGGTCAGGTGATGCAGGAGTCAATGCAGGCTGCCCTGACGTGGGTACGCTCCAATGCGACGCAACTGGGATTGGATGAAGAGTTCTTGAAAGAGCTGGACATCCATATTCACGTTCCGGCGGGTGCGGTTCCCAAAGACGGGCCTTCTGCCGGCGTGACGATGGCGACAGCATTGGTTTCACTGCTGACCAGCAAACAACTTCATCCGTTAACAGCGATGACTGGTGAGATCACGCTCAGCGGCAATGTGCTGCCGGTAGGCGGAATCAAGGAGAAGGTGCTTGCCGCAAAACGCGCTGGTGTTCGCGATGTAATTCTTCCGGCGGAAAACCGGCAGAACGTAGAAGAGGATCTGAGCCCTGAGCAGCTGGAAGGTGTGAGGGTCCACTACGTCAACAGCATCGATGAGGCGCTTAACATCGCGCTGCCGCACGACGAGGCAGAAGTACGCCACGACGCCGAAGAGCGCGAGCACGTGCTTCAGAGCGTTAGCTAG